The following are encoded in a window of Manihot esculenta cultivar AM560-2 chromosome 8, M.esculenta_v8, whole genome shotgun sequence genomic DNA:
- the LOC110621293 gene encoding protein EARLY RESPONSIVE TO DEHYDRATION 15: MALVSGGRSTLNPDAPLFIPAAYRRVEDFSPEWWQLVTTSTWYRDYWMSQHQDEEGFYDNAEDDGFDGNDVADLLPDTFDFDAGEYFSSLEVQVQEFAEAYDAEGERRSSPSNEMKQNGFEIEAEEPKRYVSLSKTLEETAPGDKNVNPK, from the exons ATGGCACTAGTTTCAGGAGGAAGGTCAACATTAAACCCTGATGCCCCTCTCTTTATCCCTGCTGCTTATCGTCGAGTGGAGGATTTCTCCCCAGAATGGTGGCAACTGGTTACCACTTCGACATGGTACCGGGATTATTGGATGAGTCAACATCAGGATGAGGAAGGTTTCTATGACAATGCTGAGGATGATGGCTTTGATGGTAATGATGTAGCTGATTTGCTGCCAgatacatttgattttgatgctgGTGAATATTTCTCTAGTTTGGAAGTGCAAGTTCAGGAGTTTGCGGAAGCTTATGACGCTGAAGGAGAACGCAGATCATCTCCTTCCAATGAGATGAAACAAAACG GATTTGAGATTGAAGCTGAGGAACCCAAGAGATATGTAAGCTTGTCGAAAACTTTGGAGGAAACAGCTCCAGGAGACAAGAATGTTAATCCAAAATGA